The following nucleotide sequence is from Nycticebus coucang isolate mNycCou1 chromosome 8, mNycCou1.pri, whole genome shotgun sequence.
CAAAGGGCCACTGCCTGCAGGGTCTTGGCACTGCACTGCCAGCTCCAGGGCATGTATTCACACCAGCACCTCCCGCAGCACAAGTGCTCACGCCAGGGCAGAGAGGTGGCTGGTCAGAGAGAGGAGCTGGCCTGCTGCTTCCATTGTGTCCATTCAATCTTCCTGCATCCTCTGGAGGAGTCTCAGGGAAGGGGAGCTCAGAAGAAGCCAGAGTGTGGCAGGCACAATCCTGGCCTTCCTTTCCCACCACACACACTGAGATGTGCTGAGAGAAGCCTAAAAGCCCACAAGATGCCATTAGAGCTTAGGAGGAAGACATGTGTCCCGCAGGCCCACTCTCTTTCCTCAGACACCTGCTCCTGCCTGTCTTCTCTGGATGCCATCAAATGCCTCAGTGGGGACTAGTGTGTGACACCCACATGTCCCCCAATCCACAAAAGGGCACGCCCAGTGGGCTGAGAGAGCCATTTGGCACCAGTGGGGTTGCATAGCCTCCCTGCCACAAGAAAATCCCTCATCCTGAGTCCACAGCACTCCCCTACAATCACACCCTGTGCCAGGCTGACACTGCTGGCCAGTCTATATTCCATAGGCCAGGGAACAGAAGTCACTCTGCTGCCAGGAGGGGGGCGGGCTCCTATCAGGGGGAGGTGTTCTCTCCAGAGTGGCTCCTCAGGCCTCCCATTCAAACCAGCGACCTGGTATCTCTGAATGTATGATGCCCCTCTGGGATTACCTGGCCCAGGGTGTGTTCTTTACCCTACACCATGCATGTCATTCCCCTTTGGAATCCAGCTTCCCTTACCCACTGGCCTAGAGAGATGCTATCATTATGCCAGAAAGCTATATTTCTCTGGCTTCTTCTCCTGACCCCTCTCAGCTCATATAGGCAAGCCCAGGCTGCCAAGCTCAGCTGGCCCAAGTCTCCCATGTACAGAGAGCAAGGGACTTCTGATATGGAGGGACAGCCAGCATGAGAATGAGAGCCAGACGTCAGAAGGCTCCCTCCACCACGCAGGCTGGTGCAAAGGACCACCACATGGAAAAATGCatggaggtggggtgggagaagTGGCTGTGGTAGCAATTCCCCATTCCACTAGGCTTAGAGATGCACAGATATCCCCTACCTAACTCTGGAACCCCAAAAGCTCTGTAAATCCTAAGGTAAACAATCCCTTAATGATACCACAAAGTGGAAAGAGGCTTTTCAGGGCCTTAGGGGACCCTGCCAGAAGGGGCCAGGGTGGCCAGAAGCCAATCTCACTGATGACAAGCAGTGCCTTTCTAATTTCCAAGGGCCTACAACCTGCCCCAGACCAACTAGCCCAGCATTCCTACCATATTAGGCCACCAAATGCAGCCGGTGGGTCTGGTGACAGTGGCAACCCTTGCCCCTCTCAGGGAGCCTCCCCAATAGTTGGCTTCCCTAATTCAAGGTCATCTTATTTCCCAATGACATACTAGTGAAAAATAGTGCACTGGGAGTAGGAGGTGTGAACTGCAGCCCCAGAAGTATTAACAACTCACAATGGGACTCTAGGCAAGCCCTCCTCCTTGCCTGGAATGGGGGGACTTCCCTGTAAACCTTTGGGGGAGGTGGTGGCTTCAGCTCTCACTTCTGTGATTTTTATGAGCAAAAGGGATTAGAAGGGCTCAGCAGGGACGTCACTCCACCAGGGATTCTGAGGGAGCCCAGAACTTTCTTTCAGACCCACCAGAGACATTTTCCTTATCAAATCCCTGGCCCTTTCTGAAGCTTGTCCAGACTTGAAATAAACAAATGTCTACTGAGAACCTTTGAGGGTCCAGGCACTTTGAGAGGAATTAGGgaaacatgaagaagaaaactgTCTTCAAGCAACCATTTTTTCAGAGATACAAAGTGAGTCATGAAGAGGCCTCAAATTTTGCTAAAGGCAACAGAGCTAAAAAGTCAACTCCCAGACTGCCTGATCCCTACAGGTTCTCTCCCAGAGCGCCAGGCTAAGTAAGACCAGTGCCCAGATGTAAAGACCACTGAAATCTTCCAGACACAAGGAAGACTCACCTCTGGTAAAACTGGGATTTATTAAGTACAGAAAATCCAAGTCTAGAACCTAGCCTGGCTGGCTGAGTTGATCTTGTTCTGAATGCTCAGCATGGCCCCCAAACCCATACCCACCTGGCAACCACTTCTGGGCCTGGCAACCACCTTCTGTCTCAGGTGATGAGCCTGAGCAAACAGGAGCCAGCCCAGCGACGGCTATAACCCTCAGGTACACACACCACAGCAGCACTGCTCCTGGCCCACCAGGTCCTCCCACCATTGCCTTTCTCATGGCCCTGTTTGTCAGACAGGCACCACTCCAGGCGAACAGGACTAGTCTGCAGAGCCAGAGCTGAGGGTCCTGACCCCCAGGAACACCTTCTCCCAGAGCAGAGCTGGCCAGGGCCCAGCTTATCTCCCTGCGGCCCGCTGGGAGAGGCCTCTGGAGGTATGCCCTGAAAGCCACTCTTTCCTACAGGTGGCAGAGGGGCTCCCTGTTCTCCAATCTGGGCTTCTCTCCTTGGGATCAACCTGGGTTTCAAAGATGTCTTCCTGGGGAGGCTGCTGGGCGGCAAAGAAGCcattcctttccccctcccctagCTCTGGCCAGCTGCCACGgtgacctcccctcccccaagaaggGCGGTGAGCtggaaggtgggggtgggaagaaTCCGCCCATGCTCTCAAGAGGGGTGCTGGGAAGCCAGGCAGGGCGTGTCGCCTGGGCCTTTTTCTGCCCAGAGCCAGGTTTCACGGCCTTTTGGTGTAAGGTGCCCCTGTACCATTCTCCAAATTGCCTTGAATTGGGGTAACCTCTACCTGTCATTACCCAGACAACTGAACACCGAGAAGGGAACATGGTTTGGCAAAGGGCAGAGGGTCTAGAACCTTCTGCGCCCAGACAGATGTAAGCCAGGGGAGGTAGGCGTCCTGTTTCCCCAGGGCTCGCTCTTTCGCGAAGAGACAGGTGCTGGTTTTTCACCCCCGGCGGCCATCTGTTCCAGGACCCTTCTGCATGGTTCCCGGCTGGGTTCGCAAGGAACCCCTCCAGTGCAGCGGGATGGGGTCCGCCAGGCCCCAGTTCCGCTTCGTTCTCCCCCACCTACCGACTGCACCCAGCCACCTGCGCGGTAGTCCGCAGCCGGTGCCGCAGTGCGAGCTGGCCAGCGAGCCTGGCGCCTTCACGCTTTAGCTGGCGCAGCGGAGCGAGCCGCCGCCCTCcgtcctgcccccacccccacccggcCGCACCTGCACCTGCACCCCAGCCCACCCGCCCAgatcccaccctcacccccacccccggcgCCGGCGCCTCCTCGGCCCCTCCCCAGCCCGGCCCGGCCCCGCCCGAGCCGGCTCCGACCTCCTCATCCCCATCCTTCTCTACCCGGCACCGAGGGGCCTTTCCGAGCCAGAGCCCAGGGTCCCAGCGGGGTGGGTGATCGGGTGGCGAGGGTCGACTCGGCCCCAAGCCCGGAGAATAAGCCAGGTACTTACCGCTCTGCTCCCCCAGGAACACCAACTTGAATTTTCTCAGTGGATTCCCAAAATCTCCCCCTGCGGACATGGTGCTGGCAGCCGGGGCcgggagaggaagaagaagaagcgAAGGAGccgggaggggagaggaggagggcgAAGGGAGGCGGCCGGCGGTGCGGGAGCCGGAGGGGGAAGGGCTGGCTGCGCGCGTCCCTGACTCCCCAGCTGCGTCCCGGCCCCGGCCTGCGGCTGCGTGTCCAGCAGCAGCGGAGGAGGCGGAGGCGGAGGAAGGCTGGGGCTGAGCTGCCGCGGGCGGCGCCGGCTGCCGTGCGAGAGGCGCGCTGCTGGACGCCCGTGGCGCGGCGCTGGCAGCGAGGCGCGGGCGGAGCGGGGCGCAGGGACCGCGCGCGGGGCGGAGGAGCGCTCTCCAGAGCCGCGCCAGTCCgcctcctcccgcctccctcctccGCCGGCGCCTGCGCTCTGCTCGCTCCCCAGCCTCTGATGTCATGCGGGGCCCGCGACGCTGCGGGGCTGGGGTACGTCCTGCCGCCCACCTGGAGCCCGCGCCCAGGCGGGAGAGAACCACCTCGATGTACCTCCGGCTCTCCCGGAAAGGACCTAGACGGTCCCCGCTGCGTCTGTCTTCCCCACTCCACCCCTGTTCTGAacccagaagaatgagaaaatttgTCAGGGGACATTTATTTCTGGTCTTTAGACCTAGCTCCCActttcctccccccaccaccttTCCCCCAGATGCACAGCGCACTAGGCCGACCGGGTGGAAAGAAAGCAAGGGGAAGGGAGAGCCAGGGTGTGGCGAGGCGTCTCGGAGCGGGCAGACTGCAGACACCTGGCGCACCTGGCGCAAACGGGGCTCAACTGTGCCCGGTGTGTCCTCTAGCCCACCGTCCCCTCTCTAGGCCCAGACCCTTTATCCGGGAGGCTTCTGTCGGGTCCACGGATGCCCCCGCAGAACTGACCAGAGCTGAGAGAGTAGTTGCCAGCGTAGGGCGCGCCTATCTCGGACAAACTGCTCTTCCCGATCATTTTATGCTAAATACTAACGTGCCCCAGGAGAGAGAAGCAGTGACGCCCCGTATGCCAGTGCGGTTGTCTCCACGACAGCGCCCTGCGTTTGTTGATCCTGGGGTCGCCAGGCTGTCAGCACCACTCCGTGTCCTGGTGAGTATGTGTATCTGGACAATGGGCTCACAGAGGACACGCGGAAGGCCCCCATCGCCTCTGTGTAGATTCACGGAATACGTTGTTTGTGGGTGGCAAATGGCAAGCACTAGGAACGCTCCCAGGAGAGCCCGACTTTAAGACACCCCGGCTAAGACAGAGTTCACAACGCTGCCTCTTTCAGCCCTGCCCCCGCGTGGTCTGGTTCGTTTACCGCTGTCCAGTGAACGTTTATTTGGGATTACAATCGAGACGTCTGTGAGCACACTGTGTTACAAAGAGAGGGGTGAGACCCAACCCTCATCTCCAGGTTTCCAGGGGACGCTTTTTACCCCCCTTTGACTTGCAGGACTTGCTTGGACCGTCCCCCTGCCTGTCCTCCTAGAGTCTCTTCTAGAGTCTCTTTTCCATTGCTTGTTAAAAACCTGACAAGGTTGGGTTAAAGCAATAGATGAGGCTCCACTGCTGTATACCAAGGACCTAGCTCAGAGCTTAAGaaataaatagttgttgaatgtTTGAATAAATGCCTGGAATCCAAATCGAAATTAACAGTTCCAATGGTGGCCTTTGGTTCAGAACTCCAGAGGCTGGGGATCATCTTCCTGAATATCTGCCCCACTGTGCGCAGTAGAGCCCTGCAGACACCCACTCACTACTGCTGTGGGGTTTTTGCTCTCTCAGGAGGTCATATCCAGCATGGGACTGAAGGAAGCTCCAGCAGAGTCACAGTCCTTCCCGCCTCTGAGTAGTCCCTCCCTCCACAGGAGCTACTAGTCAAGGGACCCAGCCAGGCAGTACTCCAACCTGTACCTTCTAACATCTGGGACTCTTCCAGCACCCTCTCATCCTGTCCTGAAGAAATCATTGATGGCAAAACAAAGCAGCTGGATCCAGCTTTTAGGTAAGTCCTGTATCTCCTCTGACCAATACACAAAGTGGCCTTGCAGTACAGGTTGGAGGGCTGGGCATGGGCCCCTCTAGACACCTCTTTAAGTCAGCCCACGTGCTCACCAGACCTATCTGACTATGGGATAGGACACCTGGGGGGACTGTGTTGGGCTTCTTCCAGTCCAAATGGCAAAAAACCCAACTCCAGCCACTGGGCTGGCTCACTGTAGCTAGAGCAGGTGCTGGTGTTGCTTCCAGAATGAGGTCAGCATGCTGTGGTGATGAGAGTCTCAGAAACTCCAAGTCTGCTTTGCTCCAAGTCTCTTCCGTTCTCCATCTGTCATTGCTTGTCTCACCTTATTTTGGGTCTTGTCCTTAACCTACCCTGGAGCAGACAGGATTTCTCCAGGGGGTGGAAAATATGACTCCTGTGAACCTCAGTTCAGCAACTCCACTAGAAAGAGtttgtggctcagctggtaggatgccggccccatataccgagggtggtgggttcaaacccagccccagctgaactgcaacaagaaaatagccgggggttgtggtgggcgcctgtagtcccagctactcaggaggctgaggcaaaggaatggcctaagcccaggaggtggaggttgctgtgagctgtgacgccacatcgagggcaataaagtga
It contains:
- the LOC128592647 gene encoding uncharacterized protein LOC128592647, translated to MHSALGRPGGKKARGRESQGVARRLGAGRLQTPGAPGANGAQLCPVCPLAHRPLSRPRPFIREASVGSTDAPAELTRAERVVASVGRAYLGQTALPDHFMLNTNVPQEREAVTPRMPVRLSPRQRPAFVDPGVARLSAPLRVLELLVKGPSQAVLQPVPSNIWDSSSTLSSCPEEIIDGKTKQLDPAFSFWSDQLRLECH